TGGGATTTTATGGGATTTGTTGCATTTTGTGCTTTTTTTGTCATACTTAAGGTTTTAGCTGAAGCAACCAAAATATTTTGAAATTTGTCATACTTAAGGTTTGGCACAAACCGAAGTATCTCAAAAAAGATTTTCTAAGGAACTGCTCTATATTTTGCAAAATTTTGTAAAGCTACATTTATGCTTTTTGGATATTTCGCTTTTTTACAAAAGCTCAATATGACAATATTTTTTTACGCTTTTTAAAAACCCCCTCCATTTGCGGAGGGGGTTTGGGGGTGGGTATCCCACTCTAAAGCCACAAATAAACACAGCAAATACAAAAAACACACCTAATAAGGTTTTTACAAAAACTACTTAACAAGATTTTGCAAATTTTTGCAAAAAAAGTAGATTTTAGGCAACCAAAAAGTAAGCTAGCCTAAAATATACCCACCCCCTAGCCCCCTCGTGCTAAGGGAGGGGGTTTAAGAGGATAATCCCTTGATACTTCGGGCTTAAAAGCCATTTAAGTATGACAAATAATACAACCCAAATACGATAAAACTTTTATAAAATCTACTTTTTTAATGCAAATGCACCCCTCCCTAAATCCCTCCCGCAAGGGGAGGGACTTTTTTGTGATGAATGCCACTATTTTCTTTCCTATTTTTTCTGTTTTTGAAAAGTCGCCATTCTATTAAGCCCCCTCCCTTTGCGGAGGGGGTTTGGGGGTGGGTTCTTTTTTCCGTCATTGCGAGAATCGCGTAGCGATTCGTGGCAATCTATTTCTTTCTTTTTGATTTTTTTTTTTTTTTTGGATTGCCACGCTCACTTCGTTCGCTCGCAATGACGAATGATTTTTTGGATTACTAAAGAAACTTCAGCTTCGCCTTGTTTTCTAAAGAAACTGCGCTACGCTTGTTTTCTAAAGAAACTGCGCTACGCTTGTTTTGCTACGATTGCACTCTTTCGCGTGGAATCTCACAATGACGAAAAGTATTTGCGTTGTTAGCGGCTGTTAGCAGTTGCTAGCTTCACTCAAAAATTCAAAGTGGAAATTACCCACCCCCAAACCCCCTCCGCTTAAGGGAGGGGGCTTTTAAAGTTGCAAACCGCTTTGCCACAATTTTATCATTTGGGGAGAGAGGTTAACCCTTGCTAAAATTGCAAATCTTAAAAACATTTTTTACCTTTGTTTTGCTAGTATTTTTGTCAAAAATTTTTACTCAAAATTTTCTCAAAAAACATTGCTTTTTGGAAACTAAAGTTATATAATCGCTTCTGTTTTGGGCTAGGGTGTTTGGAGTTTTGCGCATATTTTTGCGTAGCGTTTATCTAGAATCTGCCAAGCCAAACCCCTTATCACAAACACTTCGACATTTCACAACAGCTAAAGAAAATCCTTAAGGAGAATGCAAAATGGAAGCGCAAAATCCACAAAATCTCACTTCGCAAGCACCACAAGCACCACAAAATACACAAAATACAAGCACTCTCCCACCAAACTCCATAGACACTCTTTCAGGAAATCTAAGTATGCAGACTAAATCTCACAGCCACTCTACTAGCTCTAGTTCCCTGCCAAAGCGCAAAAAACGCTATATCGGCTACGCGCTTATCACGGCACTAGCGTTGATTTTGCCATTTATCACTATAAATGGGCATCAGCTTTTTTTGCTCTCATTTGTGCACAAAGAGTTGCACCTCTTAGGTGTGGTATTTAGCGTGCAGGAGCTTTATCTTATGCCGTTTTTGCTGATAATGCTTTTTGTGGGGATATTTTTTATGACGACTTTGGGGGGGCGCGTATGGTGCGGGTGGTGCTGTCCGCAGACGATTTTCCGCGTGATATATCGAGACTTGATAGAGACAAAGATTTTGGGACTTCGCAAGCGTATCAGTGATAAGCAAAAAAAGCTTGATTTTAGTTTGTTTTCAAATAAGCTAAAAAAAGCATTGGGCGTGGTTATATTTGCGTGCTTATCGCTTGTGGTGGCAGCGGACTTTTTGTTTTTGTTTATGCCACCAAGTGAGTTTTTTGGCTACATAGCCGATGCGCAAAACCACACTATCGCGGTTGGCTCTTGGCTAGCGATAGCGGCTTTTTTGACTCTAGATGTTACGGTTATGGCGGAGGCTTTTTGTATCTATGCCTGTCCTTATGCGCGCGTGCAGTCGGTAATGTATGATGATGATACGCTTATGGCGATTTATGATTCTAGTCGTGGTGGAGCGGTGTATGCGCCAAATGGCACAAAAAACGAGCTAGCACCCAAAAAGCAAAATCCAGCAAATGAGTGCACAAACTGCGTAGCCTGCGTAAAAGTATGCCCCACACACATAGACATACGCAAAGGAATGCAGCTAGAGTGCATAAACTGCCTAGAATGTGTCGATGCGTGCAGTGAAGTAATGGCTCACTACAATCGCCCAAGCCTCGTGCAATGGAGCTCTCCAAACGCAATCGCTACGCGTAGCAAGGTGCGCTTTTTTAGGCTTAAGACTATCGGCTACATCGCCGTGCTGTGCGTGATATTTGCCATACTTATCGCTATGAGTGGCAAAAAAGAGCCAATGCTACTAAATGTCGATAGAAACACCCAAGCCTATGAAATCCGCAAAAGTGGCGCGGTGGATAACTACTATACCTTCCTTTTCCAAAACACCGATATAGAGCCACACGATTTTTACTTCGAGGTGGTGGGGAATGATGATATAAGGATTTTAGAGCCTAGCGAACCTGTGAGGGTAGAGCCAAATGGCAAGGTAAAGAAAGCTGTGGCTTTGCGCGTGCAAAATCCGCTAGATAGCGCACTAGAGTCAAAAGATTTGCGCGAAAAACTCATCATACGAGCTTATGCGGTGGATAATGATGAAATCTCTGTGGAGAGAGAGAGCTTTTTTGTCTATCCTAGCAAAAAGCGACTAGAAGCGAAAGCTAGGAGATAGTGTAGGGGACTTAAAAGTGGCTTATGAGTTGATTCTTTTTTTATTGAGATAAGAATCTTTATAGGCTTTGTAAGCGGATTTTGGGTAAGTAGCAAATCAAGTGGCAAATAAGGATTTGGATAAAATCTTGGCTAGACTTGCTATATACGCGCTTTTGTGCTGTTTGCTTAGTGCTAGCGCGTTTGCAAAAGCGCGAAACTTCGCCAATGCAAAAGCTACGCTAAAGCAGATATATCTAGACTTAGGGCAGGGGGCTTGGGAGGATTTTTATTGTCAAGCACCATTTATCCCCAAAGACAATCGCCTAGAAATCCTGCCAAGTCAAAAATACACACCTAGAATCTCATCTAAAAAAGTGCAATATATCGAGTGGGAGCATATAATGCCCGCACATCGCTTCGGTGGCGAGCTAAAATGCTGGCAGGATAACCAAAACAAAAATAACAAAAACTTGCCCAAAAATGCAAAATCTGCGAAAACTTCAAATTCTGCAAAAACCACAAAATCCGCTCAAAGCTCGCGAAAGTCCTGCCAAAAAGACGCATTGTTTCGGCAAATGGAGGGGGATTTGCGCAATCTTGTGCCTGCTATTGATGAGATAAATCGCGACAGACGCGACTTTGAGTATGCTATCCCTCCAAGCGAGCTAGAATTTAGCCAATATGGTGCGTGCAGAGTGTATAGCGATTTTGCAGAGGCGAAGTTTTATCCTGCAGAATATTCGCGCGGGTGGATAGCACGGACATATCTATATATGAGCAAAAAATACGGCATAAAGCTAACAGATGATGAGGAATACATTATGCACTTGTGGGATAAGCAATATCCGCCTAGCAAGCGCGAGAGAGCGATAAGGGAAGCGATAGAGCACAAGCAAAAATGGGAGGAAACAATGCAAGTGCTAGATGAAGCCAAAAAACTACATAGAAAATCCAAAAATCCGCGCAAAAAGCCATACAAAAATCCACGCAAGCTAAGAAATGTGTTTAGATAAGGGTTTTATTTTTGAGGTGGTTTGCAGAATTTTTGTGGTAATGTGTTGATAAAGCGGTTTTTATGCTTGATTTTCTGCTTTGATTTTGTCTAAAAAAGGCAAAATTTAAGCAGAATTAAACTTATTTTATGCCTTTTTTGTGTAAAATCACGCCTTTATTTTATACCATTCAGGAGGTCAGTTATGGCTTTGGATACGGCGAAAAAGAGCGAGATTATCGGCAAGTTTGCACGAGATAGTAAGGATACAGGTTCTTCAGAAGTGCAAGTGGCTTTGCTAAGTGAGCGCATTTCATCACTCACGCAGCACCTAAAGGAAAACCCAAAAGACCACTCTAGTCGATTGGGGCTGCTAAAGCTCGTAGGCAAACGCAAACACTTGCTACGATACCTAAAAAACACCAAATACGAAACCTACGCCAAACTTATCGAAACACTAAAAATCAAAGATAGGTAAAACTTTCGGTTTTTTGTAAAAAATGAAGCGCAAGCCTAAGCCGTCCCAAAATGTAAAATGGGATAGAGGTTTGTGAAACTAAGGTAGGTTTTGTTATTTTTTGATTTTACCTTTTTGTGAAATCTTTTTATAACAAACCTGCAAGTTTTACGATTTTTATTGGTTTTTGTTTTTTCTTTATAGTTTGGCAGAATCTAACACCGCAGATTATCATTTTGCAATATTTCTGCGTGTTAGATTCTGTTTTTTTTATACAATCTTTACTTATGAAAACTATAATTTTCAATGATTTTTTTATTTTCACACCTTATGCAAAAACATTGTTTTGCATAAAATATACCAAAGCAAACGAGATTAAACCTTTTGTGCTAAAATCCCAACTTGTGTTTTTTAGATGCGCAAAAAAAATCAAAAGAAAATACGCAAAAACAAAAATCCTTAGCAAAAAATACAAAAATATCAAAAACCACACAAAAACTTCCAAAATCCTTTTGCAAACTTAAGGAATCTAAAATGCCACACTTTGAAGCCACAAACACTTCAAATGCCAATGCTTTCACTATTGCAGACACTCCTAGTTTTTTAGATGATTCTAGCATTTTTGGCACTATCTGCCCTACCCTTGACACTCTGCACAAAATCGCGCCACAAATCCCCAAAGAATGCAAAAAACTGCCAATCTACAAAGAGCTATACGCGGATTTTATCACTCCCATTATGGCGATAGCACTGCTAAAATCCCGCTCGCAAAACGCGTTTTTGCTAGAATCTATGCAGGATAGGAAGCAGTGGGGGCGATATAGCTTTTTGGGCTTTGAGCCAAGTGCGCATATCAGCTACTCTAATGGTGTGGTTCGACTAGAATCAAACGAGCAAAAATTGCTTGATTTAGCAAGATTTGGCAAAAAGGTATCTAAGCACCACGCACAATCAAACACCATAGAATTTCAAGCAAATCCAAAAGAGATTTTGCGTGAAGTGCTAAAGCTATACAAAAGCCCCAATCTAGCGCAATACGGCATAGAAAATATCCCCTCTTTTAGCGGTGGACTTGTGGGGTATTTTGCCTATGAGTATATAGGACTTATTGAGGAGAAACTAGATTTTGCCAAGACACAAAAATCTATCATAGATTCTACAAGCCACACCAAAGCACAAAACCCCACACAAACAAAAGATATTGAATTTATGCTTTTTGATAGTCTTATCATCTTTGATAATCTCGCTCAAAAACTCCTCTTACTGACAAACATAGATTTGGACAAAAACAAAACCTCCACC
This genomic stretch from Helicobacter macacae MIT 99-5501 harbors:
- the ccoG gene encoding cytochrome c oxidase accessory protein CcoG; amino-acid sequence: MQTKSHSHSTSSSSLPKRKKRYIGYALITALALILPFITINGHQLFLLSFVHKELHLLGVVFSVQELYLMPFLLIMLFVGIFFMTTLGGRVWCGWCCPQTIFRVIYRDLIETKILGLRKRISDKQKKLDFSLFSNKLKKALGVVIFACLSLVVAADFLFLFMPPSEFFGYIADAQNHTIAVGSWLAIAAFLTLDVTVMAEAFCIYACPYARVQSVMYDDDTLMAIYDSSRGGAVYAPNGTKNELAPKKQNPANECTNCVACVKVCPTHIDIRKGMQLECINCLECVDACSEVMAHYNRPSLVQWSSPNAIATRSKVRFFRLKTIGYIAVLCVIFAILIAMSGKKEPMLLNVDRNTQAYEIRKSGAVDNYYTFLFQNTDIEPHDFYFEVVGNDDIRILEPSEPVRVEPNGKVKKAVALRVQNPLDSALESKDLREKLIIRAYAVDNDEISVERESFFVYPSKKRLEAKARR
- a CDS encoding endonuclease, encoding MANKDLDKILARLAIYALLCCLLSASAFAKARNFANAKATLKQIYLDLGQGAWEDFYCQAPFIPKDNRLEILPSQKYTPRISSKKVQYIEWEHIMPAHRFGGELKCWQDNQNKNNKNLPKNAKSAKTSNSAKTTKSAQSSRKSCQKDALFRQMEGDLRNLVPAIDEINRDRRDFEYAIPPSELEFSQYGACRVYSDFAEAKFYPAEYSRGWIARTYLYMSKKYGIKLTDDEEYIMHLWDKQYPPSKRERAIREAIEHKQKWEETMQVLDEAKKLHRKSKNPRKKPYKNPRKLRNVFR
- the rpsO gene encoding 30S ribosomal protein S15, whose product is MALDTAKKSEIIGKFARDSKDTGSSEVQVALLSERISSLTQHLKENPKDHSSRLGLLKLVGKRKHLLRYLKNTKYETYAKLIETLKIKDR